The Rhodopirellula halodulae genome has a segment encoding these proteins:
- a CDS encoding tetratricopeptide repeat protein, with the protein MQTSSSHEFFDSPLRNVAAESKLRDARIALSNNDPERVIQLLASAKPLQQSHHDIEPAVLLGLAYHHLGRALESADALEKASLLGPIPDEARVALASSYAELRRTDLARDLFLELAISRRLPPGLMLQVAAGLAAIDSPQLAMKVCEWITESDDTVAQAYFDMGVYSARCGNELYITEALTRRALQLDSKNLHYQVGLASLLIQLRREDEAIDAMALVNVDNIHQATCFSCLERIAELLSRRERHELASACRTQAKRLRDDASAPKPC; encoded by the coding sequence ATGCAAACATCTTCTTCGCACGAATTCTTTGATTCGCCCCTTCGCAACGTCGCCGCTGAATCGAAGCTTCGCGACGCTCGGATCGCCCTGTCCAACAACGATCCGGAACGGGTCATTCAGCTGTTGGCTTCCGCGAAGCCACTTCAGCAATCTCACCACGACATCGAACCAGCGGTGTTGCTCGGGTTGGCCTACCACCATCTTGGCCGGGCACTGGAATCCGCGGACGCTCTGGAAAAGGCGAGCTTGTTGGGCCCCATTCCAGACGAAGCACGCGTTGCGTTGGCGTCGTCGTATGCCGAACTTCGCCGGACCGACTTGGCTCGCGATTTGTTTTTGGAACTCGCAATCAGCCGTCGCTTGCCACCGGGACTGATGCTTCAGGTTGCGGCCGGGCTCGCCGCGATTGATTCGCCTCAGTTGGCCATGAAGGTTTGCGAATGGATCACCGAGTCCGACGACACGGTGGCACAAGCCTACTTCGACATGGGCGTTTACTCCGCTCGCTGCGGCAACGAACTGTACATCACCGAAGCTCTGACGCGACGCGCGTTGCAATTGGACTCAAAGAACCTGCACTACCAAGTCGGGTTGGCCTCGTTGCTGATTCAATTGCGGCGGGAAGACGAAGCGATCGATGCCATGGCACTCGTCAACGTGGACAACATTCACCAAGCGACCTGCTTCAGTTGTTTGGAACGCATCGCCGAGTTGCTATCGCGGCGAGAAAGGCACGAACTCGCATCCGCTTGCCGGACGCAAGCCAAACGCCTACGCGACGATGCATCCGCACCGAAACCATGTTGA
- a CDS encoding Na+/H+ antiporter subunit E, with protein sequence MRYAFALTVALIATWLLWSGHFDNPFLLGLGALSVLISMFVSLRMNIVDEEGAPAQLGIRPFVFYAPWLAKEIVQSNLAVAKIILSRKMRLRRNLVTIKSNQKCELGRVILANSITLTPGTVSVQMEGEKILIHGLNLQETEEDMSGEMDERICRLEKSK encoded by the coding sequence GTGAGATACGCGTTCGCGCTAACCGTCGCATTGATCGCGACCTGGCTGCTTTGGTCAGGGCACTTTGACAACCCATTCTTGCTCGGACTTGGGGCTCTGTCGGTGCTGATCAGCATGTTCGTTTCTCTGCGAATGAACATTGTCGACGAAGAAGGGGCTCCCGCTCAGCTCGGCATCCGACCATTCGTTTTCTATGCACCTTGGTTGGCCAAAGAGATTGTGCAAAGCAATCTTGCCGTGGCCAAAATCATTTTGTCTCGCAAAATGCGTCTCCGGCGCAACTTGGTGACAATCAAATCCAATCAGAAGTGCGAACTTGGGCGAGTCATCTTGGCGAACTCCATCACGCTGACCCCCGGAACAGTTTCCGTCCAAATGGAAGGCGAGAAGATTTTGATTCATGGATTGAATCTGCAAGAAACGGAAGAAGACATGTCTGGCGAGATGGATGAACGCATTTGTCGATTGGAGAAATCCAAATGA
- a CDS encoding monovalent cation/H+ antiporter complex subunit F yields MSPSGLLLEILSLPQRSTKWLAVTEAATDAAVSHAAAGHGGSSAEGLAGGRGHASSSDLHQMLVDSSHTFGLSLTHHVMMATSAAVLITMTLALVRAMAGPTVFDRVLALNMFGTKTVLLICVVSFVTTRTDFLDLALLYSLMNFIGMVALLRFTQYRSFGEEPA; encoded by the coding sequence ATGAGTCCGTCCGGTCTGTTGCTTGAAATCCTTTCGCTGCCACAGCGATCAACGAAATGGCTAGCGGTCACCGAGGCGGCCACGGACGCGGCGGTCAGCCATGCTGCCGCGGGCCACGGCGGATCATCGGCGGAAGGTCTCGCCGGCGGACGCGGGCATGCCAGTTCATCCGATTTGCATCAGATGTTGGTGGATTCGTCGCACACCTTTGGATTGAGCCTGACTCACCACGTGATGATGGCGACCTCGGCGGCTGTGTTGATCACGATGACGTTGGCACTCGTCCGCGCGATGGCCGGACCGACCGTGTTTGACCGGGTGCTGGCGTTGAACATGTTCGGCACAAAGACCGTGTTGTTGATTTGCGTGGTCAGCTTTGTCACCACACGAACGGACTTTTTGGATTTGGCGTTGCTGTACAGCTTGATGAACTTCATCGGGATGGTGGCACTGCTGCGATTCACTCAGTACCGCAGCTTCGGCGAGGAACCAGCATGA
- the mnhG gene encoding monovalent cation/H(+) antiporter subunit G, which translates to MIAFEIASWFFLIAGSLFSIIGGIGIIRLPEFFSRMHGGGITDTMGAGLIIIGLLCLAGPTLVAAKLIAILFFLTITSPSSCHALAHSALIHGVKPELDVKRHPAPPANSTEGDAT; encoded by the coding sequence ATGATCGCGTTTGAAATTGCCAGCTGGTTCTTTTTGATTGCAGGCTCCTTGTTTTCGATCATCGGCGGGATCGGCATCATTCGACTGCCCGAGTTCTTTTCGCGCATGCACGGCGGTGGGATCACGGACACGATGGGCGCGGGTTTGATCATCATCGGACTGCTGTGCTTGGCCGGCCCGACCTTGGTCGCCGCGAAACTGATCGCGATTTTGTTCTTCCTGACGATCACCAGCCCCAGCTCGTGTCACGCGTTGGCTCACTCCGCATTGATTCACGGTGTGAAGCCGGAACTTGACGTGAAGCGTCACCCTGCTCCACCGGCGAACTCCACCGAAGGAGACGCGACATGA
- a CDS encoding DUF4040 domain-containing protein, whose translation MNWVVFAILALLALTAVTVARLRQLWAAVMFTGIYSFLSASWMVILDAPDVAFTEAAVGAGISTVLMLSTLALTGEQEKPTKRSPLVPLLVVTITGGALIYGTLDMPHYGDPNAVVHQHPDPSFVEKSLEDMHGLPNVVTALLASYRGYDTLGETTVVLTAGIAVLLILRRDEFDRPAIASRAKRRQRKANA comes from the coding sequence ATGAATTGGGTTGTCTTCGCGATCCTGGCGCTGCTGGCTCTCACCGCCGTCACCGTAGCTCGGCTGCGGCAACTGTGGGCGGCGGTCATGTTCACCGGGATTTACAGTTTCCTCAGTGCATCGTGGATGGTGATCCTCGACGCACCGGATGTTGCTTTTACAGAAGCCGCCGTGGGCGCGGGGATCTCGACGGTGCTGATGCTCAGCACGTTGGCATTGACCGGCGAACAAGAAAAGCCGACCAAACGATCGCCACTGGTGCCACTGTTGGTGGTCACGATCACAGGCGGTGCGTTGATCTACGGCACGTTGGACATGCCGCATTATGGCGACCCCAACGCGGTCGTCCACCAACACCCCGATCCGTCCTTCGTTGAGAAATCGCTGGAGGACATGCATGGACTTCCCAACGTGGTCACGGCATTGCTGGCTTCTTACCGGGGCTACGACACGTTGGGAGAAACCACGGTGGTGCTCACCGCGGGAATCGCTGTGTTGCTGATCCTTCGCCGTGATGAATTCGATCGCCCCGCGATTGCCAGCCGTGCCAAACGTCGACAACGGAAGGCCAACGCATGA
- a CDS encoding Na(+)/H(+) antiporter subunit B: MIKFPIIRVITKLLIPYILLFAFYVQFHGDYGPGGGFQAGVIFASALILYGLVFGLDAIKRVAPPIVIEKLMALGVLVYAGTGFATMLLGGNFLDYDVLEHSLNHKYLPGGQHLGIFLVEVGVGITVTSVMTMIFYAFASRSRFV; this comes from the coding sequence ATGATCAAGTTCCCCATCATCCGGGTGATCACAAAACTGCTGATCCCCTACATCCTTCTATTCGCGTTTTACGTCCAATTCCACGGCGATTATGGCCCCGGCGGAGGATTCCAGGCCGGTGTGATCTTCGCGTCGGCGCTAATCCTGTACGGGTTGGTGTTTGGACTGGATGCAATCAAACGGGTGGCTCCACCGATTGTCATCGAAAAGTTGATGGCGCTGGGCGTGTTGGTCTACGCGGGCACCGGTTTCGCCACGATGCTGCTGGGCGGCAACTTCTTGGACTACGACGTGTTGGAACACTCGCTGAACCACAAATACCTTCCCGGTGGCCAACACCTGGGGATTTTTTTGGTGGAAGTCGGCGTGGGTATCACGGTGACCTCGGTGATGACGATGATCTTTTACGCCTTTGCTAGCCGGAGTCGATTCGTATGA
- a CDS encoding sodium:proton antiporter, translating into MNGEAFEQAAGLYNYWIVIVLMMTGFYIVLARRNLIKSVIGLNVFQTSVFLLYVTMGKVRGGTAPIIPPEVAAAQAKAMHADEHSTHTLGTVSHDIVGGHAEHAALPGADIIYSNPLPSVLMLTAIVVGIATTALALALVVRIREDYGTIEEDRILEIDRADAEPDEEDESAWLDETAQTVVISSPPSSDTESVN; encoded by the coding sequence ATGAACGGTGAAGCATTCGAGCAAGCCGCCGGACTTTACAACTACTGGATCGTCATTGTCCTGATGATGACCGGGTTCTACATCGTTTTGGCTCGGCGAAATCTCATCAAATCGGTGATCGGGCTGAACGTCTTTCAAACGTCCGTGTTCCTGCTCTACGTCACGATGGGCAAAGTTCGCGGCGGAACGGCGCCGATCATTCCACCGGAAGTCGCCGCGGCGCAGGCGAAAGCCATGCACGCCGACGAACATTCGACTCACACCTTGGGCACGGTATCCCACGACATCGTGGGTGGCCACGCCGAACACGCAGCCCTGCCCGGCGCCGACATCATCTACTCCAATCCACTTCCCAGCGTGTTGATGCTGACGGCCATCGTGGTCGGAATCGCAACGACGGCTCTCGCGTTGGCGTTGGTCGTTCGAATTCGCGAAGACTACGGAACGATTGAAGAAGACCGGATCCTAGAAATCGATCGGGCCGACGCTGAGCCGGATGAAGAAGACGAGAGTGCTTGGTTGGACGAGACCGCTCAAACCGTTGTGATTTCGTCGCCACCGTCCTCGGATACGGAGTCGGTGAATTGA
- a CDS encoding monovalent cation/H+ antiporter subunit D family protein, with protein sequence MTEHFPILLIALPLVAAPLCVILHQRTIAYALALVVSWITFGISLSLVSEVSQSGVIRYNLGGWAPPYGIEYLVDSFSSFVMMFVSGIGAVVLCYAPKSVEKEIAPSKHYLFYATYLLCLTGLMGMCVTGDLFNVFVFLEISSLSSYALISLGRTRRAPLAAFQYLILGSIGATFLLIGIGLLYQMTGTLNMADIASRVPHENGPRTVLVAFGFLVIGLCVKMAVFPLHTWLPNAYTYAPSVVTCFIAATATKVSVYAFTRVIFGIITSSFAFDFLPLDTELTVLALIGIFVASSAAIYQANVKRLLAYSSVAQIGYMILGIGMATQAGLTAGIVHMFNHALIKGGLFMIVGCFALRLGSVKLDDWKGAGKTMPWTSLGWAIGGLGLIGVPVTAGFVSKWLLLTAAMDKGMWPVAVLMLLSSLLAVVYVWRVVETLYFSEPTAKVKQAKEAPLSMLIPTYVVLAGTFVFGVWTTYSADLAAAAAAGLLGGTQ encoded by the coding sequence TTGACGGAACACTTCCCCATCCTATTGATTGCGTTGCCGCTGGTCGCGGCGCCGCTGTGCGTGATCCTGCATCAACGCACGATCGCCTACGCGTTGGCACTTGTCGTTTCGTGGATCACGTTCGGTATCTCGCTGAGCTTGGTCTCCGAAGTCAGCCAGTCCGGCGTCATTCGCTACAACCTGGGCGGCTGGGCTCCGCCCTACGGGATTGAATACCTGGTCGATTCGTTTTCATCCTTCGTGATGATGTTCGTCTCGGGCATCGGAGCCGTGGTGCTGTGCTACGCACCCAAGTCCGTCGAGAAAGAGATCGCTCCGTCAAAACACTATTTGTTCTACGCCACCTACTTGCTGTGCCTGACTGGTTTGATGGGCATGTGCGTCACAGGCGACTTGTTCAACGTGTTTGTGTTCTTGGAAATCTCTTCGCTGTCCTCTTACGCGTTGATCAGTCTCGGTCGCACACGACGTGCTCCGCTGGCGGCGTTCCAATACCTGATCCTCGGCAGCATCGGTGCCACCTTTCTTCTGATCGGTATCGGGTTGCTGTATCAGATGACGGGCACGCTCAACATGGCGGACATCGCATCACGCGTTCCGCACGAAAACGGGCCGCGAACGGTGCTGGTTGCGTTTGGTTTTTTGGTGATTGGTTTGTGTGTGAAGATGGCGGTGTTTCCGCTGCACACGTGGCTTCCCAACGCTTACACGTACGCTCCGTCCGTCGTCACGTGTTTCATCGCGGCCACCGCGACCAAGGTTTCTGTCTACGCTTTCACGCGAGTCATTTTTGGAATCATCACGTCGTCATTCGCGTTTGATTTCTTGCCGCTGGATACGGAATTGACCGTTCTTGCTTTGATCGGAATCTTTGTGGCTTCGTCGGCGGCGATCTATCAAGCCAACGTGAAACGATTGCTCGCTTATTCCAGCGTCGCGCAAATCGGGTACATGATTTTGGGGATCGGCATGGCGACCCAAGCCGGCTTGACCGCGGGCATCGTCCACATGTTCAACCATGCGTTGATCAAGGGCGGCTTGTTCATGATCGTCGGATGCTTTGCCCTGCGTTTGGGCAGCGTCAAATTGGACGACTGGAAAGGCGCCGGCAAGACCATGCCCTGGACCTCGCTGGGATGGGCCATCGGCGGGTTGGGTTTGATCGGTGTTCCGGTGACCGCGGGCTTCGTCAGCAAATGGTTGCTGTTGACCGCTGCGATGGACAAAGGCATGTGGCCGGTTGCGGTGCTGATGTTGCTCAGTTCTCTATTGGCGGTTGTCTACGTTTGGCGAGTTGTCGAAACGCTCTACTTCAGCGAACCGACCGCGAAAGTCAAACAGGCAAAGGAAGCTCCGCTGAGCATGCTGATCCCAACCTATGTGGTACTGGCGGGGACGTTCGTCTTCGGCGTCTGGACCACGTATTCCGCTGACCTGGCAGCCGCCGCAGCGGCGGGATTGTTGGGAGGCACGCAATGA
- a CDS encoding proton-conducting transporter transmembrane domain-containing protein yields MNDSMQIWLSLLLPLIAYVLLTLFGKSPNLREGCTLTVASILFLLTCRMAAGVFAGERPEWTWSEWLPGFQIAFQVEPLGMLFALVASGLWILTTIYAVGYMRGHNEDNQTRFFGCFAFAIFAALAAAYAKNLFTLFVAYEIMTISTYPLVTHHGNEEARNGGRVYLGILLSTSIAFFMLAIAWTYQVAGTLDFAPGGILANALANESISSTGLGILLALFAFGIGKAALMPFHRWLPAAMVAPTPVSALLHAVAVVKVGVFSVLKVVVYIFGLDLLGQTDGNLWLAYVAGFSLVVASLVAMTKDNLKARLAYSTIGQLAYITLGAMLATPSSIIGGGMHIVMHAVGKITLFFCAGAIYVGAHKKNISDMRGLGRQMPFTFGAFLLASVSIIGLPPGGGAWSKWFLAVGTVETHQYLLTAALMISSLLNIAYLVPIPMLAFMGKPKSTDSHSDDHHDDHGPDHSGSGIHEAPMMCVVPLCITAVGSVALFFAADWIYEALLPITQTQTP; encoded by the coding sequence ATGAACGATTCCATGCAGATCTGGCTTTCACTGCTTTTGCCGCTGATCGCTTATGTGTTGCTGACTTTGTTCGGCAAATCGCCCAACCTTCGCGAAGGCTGCACGCTGACCGTTGCCAGCATTTTGTTCCTGCTGACGTGTCGCATGGCGGCTGGCGTCTTCGCTGGCGAGCGTCCGGAATGGACTTGGAGCGAATGGTTGCCCGGTTTTCAAATAGCGTTCCAAGTCGAACCGCTTGGGATGCTGTTCGCGCTCGTTGCCTCGGGACTGTGGATTCTGACGACGATTTACGCCGTCGGTTACATGCGAGGGCACAACGAAGACAACCAAACCCGGTTCTTCGGCTGCTTTGCATTCGCCATCTTCGCGGCTCTCGCGGCCGCCTACGCCAAGAATCTGTTCACGCTGTTTGTGGCCTACGAGATCATGACGATCTCGACCTATCCGTTGGTCACACATCACGGCAACGAAGAGGCTCGCAACGGCGGACGAGTCTACTTGGGCATATTGCTTTCCACTTCGATCGCATTCTTCATGCTGGCGATCGCCTGGACCTATCAAGTCGCCGGAACACTCGATTTTGCCCCTGGCGGAATCCTCGCCAATGCCCTCGCAAACGAATCGATTAGCAGCACCGGTTTGGGAATCCTGCTGGCGTTGTTCGCGTTTGGAATTGGCAAAGCCGCTTTGATGCCATTCCACCGCTGGCTGCCCGCGGCCATGGTCGCGCCGACGCCTGTCAGTGCCTTGCTTCACGCGGTTGCCGTCGTGAAGGTGGGCGTGTTCTCCGTTTTGAAAGTCGTCGTCTACATCTTCGGCTTGGATTTGCTTGGCCAAACCGATGGCAATCTGTGGCTCGCCTACGTCGCCGGATTCTCGTTGGTCGTCGCTTCGCTGGTCGCCATGACCAAAGACAACCTCAAAGCGCGGCTGGCCTATTCCACCATTGGACAACTCGCCTACATCACGCTGGGCGCGATGCTGGCAACGCCCAGCAGTATCATCGGTGGCGGGATGCACATCGTGATGCACGCTGTCGGCAAGATCACGTTGTTCTTTTGTGCGGGTGCGATCTATGTCGGTGCTCACAAGAAAAACATCAGCGACATGCGGGGACTCGGTCGCCAAATGCCCTTCACGTTCGGAGCGTTCCTGCTGGCCTCGGTCAGCATCATTGGACTGCCTCCGGGAGGAGGTGCCTGGAGCAAATGGTTCCTCGCGGTTGGAACGGTCGAAACGCACCAGTATCTGTTGACGGCGGCACTGATGATCAGCTCGCTTTTGAACATTGCCTACCTGGTGCCCATTCCAATGTTGGCATTCATGGGCAAACCCAAGTCCACCGATTCGCACTCGGATGACCATCACGATGACCACGGACCGGACCACTCCGGATCAGGCATTCACGAAGCTCCCATGATGTGCGTCGTTCCATTGTGCATCACCGCAGTGGGCAGCGTCGCCCTGTTCTTCGCCGCCGATTGGATCTACGAAGCCTTGTTGCCGATCACGCAGACGCAAACGCCATGA
- a CDS encoding Na(+)/H(+) antiporter subunit D, which yields MSFLTSLPPGWPMIVGGVFLWLLPKRGQAIGALCLAVLSGLLFWFSPVLGEGESAATVSLLGAELTPIRIDSLSRPFGLVFHIAAIVSSIYALHVRDPRQHIAGMVYAGAAIGACCAGDLMTLFVFWELTAISSVFLVWASDTPAAYRAGMRYLIIQVGSGVLLLTGAIIQYVETGSLTFSLFVREGQTLFGADAISPAAWCVLLAFAIKCAFPLLHNWLQDSYPKATVTGTVFLSAFTTKLAVYSLARGFAGFDPLITVGCVMTLFPIIFAVIENDLRRVLAYSLNNQLGFMVVGVGIGTELAINGTVAHAFCHIIYKSLLFMSVGAVLFRVGTAKATELGGLHKSMPWTTIFCMIGAGAISGFPLLSGFVSKSMIISAAAEEHLFWVWIVLLIASAGVMEHSGIKIPFFAFFAHDSGKRVKEAPWNMLVAMGIAAFSCVALGIAYPLLYRLLPFEVDYHPYTVTHVVTQLQLLLFAALAFVALMKSGLYPAEQRAVNLDADWFYRRLLPKATRGGKVAIELVDQTFRHDFLLTLRSLLRLAQRSFSVNGWIGQTWSTSTMAFWAATLLAVSLVLYYT from the coding sequence ATGAGCTTTTTGACCTCCTTGCCTCCCGGGTGGCCGATGATTGTCGGCGGCGTGTTTCTTTGGTTGTTGCCCAAACGCGGGCAAGCCATCGGTGCATTGTGTTTGGCTGTGCTGAGCGGACTGTTGTTTTGGTTTTCACCCGTCCTGGGCGAAGGCGAATCTGCCGCGACAGTTTCTCTGCTGGGTGCCGAACTCACGCCCATCCGCATCGACTCGCTCAGCCGTCCGTTTGGGTTGGTCTTCCACATCGCTGCGATCGTTTCGTCGATTTACGCACTGCATGTCCGCGATCCGCGGCAACACATCGCCGGAATGGTCTACGCGGGTGCCGCGATCGGTGCGTGCTGTGCCGGCGACTTGATGACCCTGTTTGTGTTCTGGGAATTGACCGCCATCAGCAGCGTGTTCTTGGTCTGGGCATCGGACACCCCCGCCGCCTACCGAGCCGGAATGCGGTACCTGATCATCCAAGTTGGTTCAGGCGTCCTGCTGCTCACCGGAGCGATCATTCAGTATGTCGAGACAGGGTCGCTGACGTTCTCGTTGTTTGTCAGGGAAGGCCAAACGCTCTTTGGCGCAGACGCCATCTCGCCGGCCGCTTGGTGCGTGCTGCTGGCCTTTGCGATCAAGTGTGCGTTCCCGCTGCTGCACAATTGGTTGCAGGATTCTTATCCCAAAGCCACCGTCACCGGCACCGTCTTCCTCAGTGCGTTCACGACCAAGCTTGCGGTTTATTCGTTAGCGCGAGGATTCGCGGGGTTTGATCCATTGATCACCGTGGGCTGCGTGATGACGTTGTTCCCAATCATTTTCGCCGTGATCGAAAACGATCTGCGCAGGGTGTTGGCTTACTCGCTCAACAACCAACTTGGATTCATGGTGGTGGGCGTTGGCATCGGCACCGAACTGGCGATCAACGGAACGGTCGCTCATGCGTTCTGTCACATCATCTACAAATCACTGCTGTTCATGTCCGTTGGTGCCGTGTTGTTTCGCGTCGGCACAGCAAAGGCGACCGAGTTGGGCGGGCTGCACAAATCAATGCCGTGGACCACCATCTTCTGCATGATTGGTGCGGGAGCCATCTCTGGTTTTCCACTGCTAAGCGGCTTCGTCAGCAAGTCAATGATCATCTCAGCCGCCGCCGAAGAACATCTGTTCTGGGTTTGGATCGTGCTCTTGATCGCGTCCGCAGGTGTGATGGAACACTCGGGCATCAAGATTCCGTTCTTCGCGTTCTTCGCCCATGACAGTGGCAAACGTGTCAAAGAAGCGCCCTGGAACATGTTGGTTGCGATGGGCATCGCGGCATTCTCCTGCGTTGCTCTAGGGATCGCTTACCCGCTGCTGTATCGATTGCTACCCTTCGAAGTCGACTACCACCCGTACACGGTGACCCACGTTGTCACCCAACTGCAATTGTTGCTGTTTGCCGCCTTGGCATTTGTGGCATTGATGAAATCTGGTCTTTATCCGGCGGAACAGCGTGCGGTGAATCTGGACGCCGATTGGTTTTATCGACGTTTGCTTCCCAAGGCGACTCGCGGTGGAAAAGTCGCGATCGAGCTGGTCGATCAAACGTTCCGCCACGATTTCCTCCTGACCCTTCGAAGCTTGCTTCGTCTCGCGCAGCGTTCATTCAGCGTCAACGGCTGGATCGGGCAAACCTGGTCCACCAGCACGATGGCGTTCTGGGCAGCGACGCTGCTGGCGGTCAGCTTGGTGCTCTACTACACCTAA
- a CDS encoding nucleoside hydrolase has translation MPVQVIFDTDITGDCDDVLALAMLHALQDRDECELKAVTISKVNPLAAPFVDAINTFYGRGEIPIGTTREAQRRSSKYLELCKIKDGDTFRYPHDLLRSEDAPTAVEVLRRTLADAADNSIVIVQVGLATNLADLLDSKGDSISPLSGMQLLQQKCKLISVMAGCFGPALGKPQHLEANVVNGLDAMQRFALKSPSDVPVVWSDFRIGIAAPFPRESIAREFSYVTHHPVREAYLMHSGPNHDRPSWDLTSVLHAVRPDDNYFVLSPRGRVTVDDEGLTKFVPDENGRDQLLKMSPKQTIRVVEVQRALASQPPRCVTK, from the coding sequence ATGCCCGTTCAGGTGATCTTCGATACCGACATCACCGGTGACTGCGATGATGTACTGGCCCTGGCGATGTTGCACGCGTTGCAAGATCGTGATGAGTGCGAGCTGAAGGCGGTCACAATTTCCAAAGTCAATCCTTTGGCGGCTCCCTTCGTGGATGCGATCAACACGTTTTATGGTCGTGGCGAGATCCCGATTGGAACCACTCGCGAAGCTCAGCGTCGCAGCAGCAAGTACTTGGAACTGTGCAAAATCAAGGACGGCGATACGTTCCGGTACCCGCATGATCTGCTCCGCAGCGAGGACGCGCCGACCGCCGTGGAAGTCCTGCGACGGACGTTAGCCGATGCCGCCGACAACAGCATCGTGATCGTGCAGGTTGGTTTGGCCACCAATTTGGCGGACCTGCTTGATTCGAAAGGCGACTCGATCAGTCCACTGTCGGGCATGCAACTGTTGCAGCAGAAGTGCAAGCTGATTTCAGTGATGGCGGGATGCTTTGGCCCGGCCCTGGGCAAACCACAGCACCTGGAAGCAAATGTCGTCAACGGATTGGATGCGATGCAGCGATTCGCATTGAAGTCACCATCCGATGTGCCGGTTGTATGGAGCGATTTTCGGATCGGCATCGCGGCACCGTTTCCGCGTGAAAGCATCGCTCGCGAATTTTCTTATGTGACGCATCATCCGGTACGCGAAGCTTACCTCATGCATAGCGGTCCCAACCATGATCGTCCGAGTTGGGATTTGACGAGTGTCCTGCACGCCGTTCGACCGGACGACAACTATTTTGTTTTGTCGCCTCGGGGACGCGTCACGGTGGATGACGAGGGATTGACCAAATTCGTCCCTGATGAGAATGGGCGAGATCAACTGTTGAAGATGAGTCCGAAACAAACGATCCGCGTGGTGGAAGTCCAACGTGCACTGGCGAGCCAACCGCCGCGTTGCGTGACCAAGTGA